From Halalkalicoccus sp. CG83, one genomic window encodes:
- a CDS encoding class I SAM-dependent methyltransferase, whose protein sequence is MASESEPTALDRGGTALRQAYNRLVRPHLPYKIGVFNGVPARRVRLLDRTDEFPEYEAALIDAVRETVEPDDDVVVIGGGYGVSSVVAARHAGPDGRVVTFEPTQERFPFIEETAALNRVDDRIDARRALVGPGVKLDGDGGGADRVEPTELPDCDVLELDCEGAEADVLRELSIRPRTIVVETHGCFGTPSAETREVLDSLGYDVVDERPDEPERDIHVLVAERRSDRSLRSLLAR, encoded by the coding sequence ATGGCGAGCGAATCCGAGCCGACGGCGCTGGATCGGGGCGGGACCGCCCTCCGGCAGGCGTACAACCGGTTGGTGCGCCCGCACCTGCCCTACAAGATCGGCGTCTTCAACGGCGTCCCCGCCCGACGGGTTCGCCTCCTCGATCGTACCGACGAGTTCCCCGAGTACGAGGCGGCGCTCATCGACGCCGTCCGCGAAACGGTCGAGCCCGACGACGACGTGGTCGTGATCGGCGGCGGCTACGGCGTCTCGAGCGTCGTGGCCGCCCGCCACGCCGGCCCGGACGGCCGGGTCGTCACGTTCGAGCCGACCCAGGAACGGTTCCCGTTCATCGAGGAGACCGCCGCGCTCAACCGGGTCGACGATCGGATCGACGCCCGGCGGGCGCTGGTCGGCCCCGGCGTCAAGCTCGACGGCGACGGCGGCGGCGCCGACCGCGTTGAGCCCACGGAGCTGCCCGACTGCGACGTGCTCGAGCTCGACTGCGAGGGTGCCGAGGCCGACGTACTCCGCGAGCTCTCGATCCGACCGCGAACGATCGTCGTCGAGACCCACGGCTGCTTCGGTACGCCGTCGGCCGAGACGCGGGAGGTGCTCGACTCGCTGGGCTACGACGTCGTCGACGAGCGTCCCGACGAGCCCGAGCGCGACATCCACGTCCTCGTCGCGGAGCGGCGCTCCGATCGGAGCCTGCGATCGCTTCTCGCCCGGTAG
- a CDS encoding CDP-glycerol glycerophosphotransferase family protein: MDVRRALRSGLSLLAHRLAHLVPREESVWTFGARGGERFEGNAKYLFLHVANEGGTRPVWISKRERTVRDLRAEGFEAYRADSLRGRWLLLRAGTVFVTGSMTDLPLWPTGGTRLIQLWHGVTLKRIAADAPRFAELSAFDRLSRLYTYRQFDAITLTAAGFGEYFRSAFRTDADLPVTGYPRNDALVREVPGERVCQDDDAHDAVAALADDVDHLFAYLPTYREGDADPASHLDFEALDAFLAERDAAMLVKFHPFNDPAVDAERFGRLQFLPPEFDVYPALRDVDALVTDYSSVYFDFLLLDRPVAFYAYDRESYADDSGFHLDYDEVTPGPVAGTFDELLRALEEVRSSPEVYAEERERVRRLAFDHEDGRAAERVETYARDRSDG, encoded by the coding sequence GTGGACGTTCGACGGGCGCTTCGGTCCGGGCTCTCGTTGCTCGCCCACCGCCTCGCCCATCTCGTCCCCCGCGAGGAGTCGGTGTGGACGTTCGGCGCCCGCGGCGGCGAGCGCTTCGAGGGGAACGCGAAGTACCTCTTCCTCCATGTCGCGAACGAGGGCGGGACGCGGCCGGTCTGGATCTCGAAACGCGAGAGGACGGTGCGCGACCTGCGCGCCGAGGGGTTCGAGGCCTACCGCGCGGACTCGCTTCGCGGCCGGTGGCTGCTGCTTCGCGCGGGGACCGTCTTCGTCACCGGCAGCATGACCGACCTGCCGCTGTGGCCTACCGGCGGGACACGCCTGATCCAGCTCTGGCACGGCGTCACGCTGAAACGCATCGCCGCCGACGCGCCCCGCTTCGCGGAGCTCTCGGCGTTCGATCGGCTCTCGCGGCTCTACACCTATCGGCAGTTCGACGCCATCACCCTCACGGCGGCCGGGTTCGGCGAGTACTTCCGGTCGGCGTTCCGCACCGACGCCGACCTCCCCGTGACGGGCTATCCACGAAACGACGCGCTCGTCCGCGAGGTGCCCGGTGAACGCGTCTGCCAGGACGACGACGCACACGACGCCGTCGCCGCCCTCGCCGATGACGTCGACCACCTGTTCGCCTACCTCCCGACGTACCGCGAGGGCGACGCCGACCCCGCGAGCCACCTCGACTTCGAGGCGCTCGACGCCTTTCTCGCCGAGCGCGACGCGGCCATGCTCGTGAAGTTCCACCCGTTCAACGACCCCGCGGTCGACGCCGAGCGGTTCGGCCGTCTGCAGTTCCTCCCGCCGGAGTTCGACGTCTACCCCGCGCTCCGGGACGTCGACGCGCTCGTGACCGACTACTCGTCGGTCTACTTCGACTTTCTACTACTGGATCGACCGGTCGCGTTCTACGCCTACGACCGCGAGTCCTATGCCGACGATTCGGGCTTTCACCTCGACTACGACGAGGTCACGCCCGGTCCCGTCGCCGGAACGTTCGACGAACTGCTCCGCGCGCTCGAGGAGGTCCGCTCGTCGCCCGAGGTGTACGCCGAGGAGCGCGAGCGGGTCCGGCGGCTGGCCTTCGATCACGAGGACGGCCGCGCCGCCGAACGGGTGGAAACGTACGCGCGGGATCGTTCCGACGGGTAG
- a CDS encoding phosphocholine cytidylyltransferase family protein gives MSGVRSQCDVHAVILAAGIGRRLQPLTDETPKTLLEVGDRPILGHILDALVAADYERVTVVTGFEADQIRRFCGKYDELAFEYVHSEAFRETNNSYSLWLARERLQEGFTLVNSDTLFPPECLDRLREHDGSALVVDAAKELDEEEMKVRVEDGRVVGVGKELERADGEYIGVCKFDPEGSEALVGHLDDLVEAGRTNEWYEAAFDRLVPDHPLGIVEVHDDWIEIDDRDDLRAARRLRGED, from the coding sequence ATGAGTGGTGTACGTAGTCAGTGCGACGTGCATGCGGTGATCCTCGCCGCCGGAATCGGCCGACGCCTCCAGCCGCTTACCGACGAAACGCCGAAGACGCTCCTGGAGGTCGGCGACCGGCCGATCCTCGGCCACATCCTCGACGCGCTCGTCGCCGCGGACTACGAGCGCGTGACGGTCGTCACGGGCTTCGAGGCCGACCAGATCCGTCGCTTCTGTGGGAAGTACGACGAACTGGCGTTCGAGTACGTCCACAGCGAGGCCTTCCGCGAGACGAACAACAGCTACTCGCTGTGGCTGGCGCGCGAACGCCTCCAAGAGGGTTTCACGCTCGTCAACTCCGATACGCTGTTCCCGCCGGAGTGTCTCGATCGACTCCGCGAGCACGACGGCTCCGCGCTGGTCGTCGACGCCGCGAAGGAGCTCGACGAAGAGGAGATGAAGGTCCGCGTCGAGGACGGCCGCGTCGTCGGCGTCGGCAAGGAGCTCGAACGGGCGGACGGCGAGTACATCGGCGTCTGTAAGTTCGACCCCGAGGGGTCGGAGGCGCTGGTCGGTCACCTCGACGACCTCGTCGAGGCGGGTCGGACCAACGAGTGGTACGAGGCGGCGTTCGACCGCCTCGTCCCCGACCATCCGCTCGGAATCGTCGAGGTGCACGACGACTGGATCGAGATCGACGACCGCGACGACCTGCGCGCGGCCCGCCGACTCCGCGGGGAGGACTGA